The Spirochaetaceae bacterium genome has a segment encoding these proteins:
- a CDS encoding site-specific DNA-methyltransferase translates to MDLVLTSPPYALHFKKEYGNVEKNRYVDWFLPFAMQIIRILKPSGSFVLNIGGSYNKGTPTRSLYHHKLLIALCEQVGFHLCQEFFWYNPAKLPAPAEWVNVRRIRVKDAVEYIWWLSPSEWPKADNRHVLVPYSDDMKRLIKRGYRTKRRPSGHTITEKFRCDNDGAIPENVIRRGNNESNSTYIRTCAELGRRPHPARFPSALPEFFVKMLTDVEDVVLDPFAGSNTTGSVAESLHRRWLSVDNDEQYVIDSALRFGMDIQ, encoded by the coding sequence GTGGATCTCGTGCTCACCTCACCTCCTTATGCACTCCACTTCAAGAAAGAGTACGGCAACGTCGAAAAAAATAGATATGTAGACTGGTTCCTGCCGTTCGCCATGCAGATCATTCGGATATTAAAGCCCAGCGGAAGTTTCGTACTGAACATCGGCGGGAGCTACAACAAAGGAACTCCAACGCGTTCGCTATACCACCATAAACTCTTGATCGCGCTATGCGAACAAGTCGGATTTCATCTGTGTCAGGAGTTTTTTTGGTACAATCCAGCGAAGCTACCGGCACCTGCAGAGTGGGTAAATGTGCGACGTATCCGTGTCAAGGACGCGGTCGAGTACATCTGGTGGCTGTCGCCAAGTGAGTGGCCGAAAGCTGACAACCGTCATGTTCTAGTGCCATACAGCGACGACATGAAACGTCTGATCAAGAGAGGTTACCGTACCAAACGGAGGCCTAGCGGTCACACGATAACCGAGAAGTTCCGCTGCGACAATGATGGTGCGATTCCCGAGAACGTCATTAGACGAGGGAACAATGAGAGCAACTCGACCTACATTAGGACGTGTGCCGAACTTGGGCGTAGGCCGCATCCGGCTCGTTTCCCCTCGGCACTTCCGGAGTTCTTCGTGAAGATGCTTACCGACGTGGAAGATGTTGTTCTTGACCCCTTTGCTGGCAGCAATACTACGGGTAGCGTGGCGGAGTCTCTACACAGAAGGTGGCTGTCAGTCGACAACGATGAACAGTATGTGATCGACTCCGCGCTGAGGTTCGGAATGGATATTCAGTGA
- a CDS encoding phytanoyl-CoA dioxygenase family protein, translating into MKAEAQATRSGGHGQAGDTGVGGASRGGGLSAAQLQHLDEHGYVLVPGMLDPTADLDPILHEYDGVLDRLAHTLFAQGKVTSPYPELPFGERVSRMYEESGEMLNHWFDFHLPQRHVTHDTPFWVGPAVFRTLVNAKLLDAVESVIGGEIYSNPVQHVRIKPPERRMGRQPDGRPVYGATVWHQDNGVIQEDGDQSNILTVWFPITDALVEHGCLHVVPGSHRNGIYTHCPMEKGSNEVRIPDHLFPIERALPLPMRRGDVLFLHKCTCHGSLSNLSDEVRISFDLRYNPVGERTGREVFPGFVARSRANPSSELRDPEAWAELWYATRRHMADANVDVSFNRWDPDAAGCA; encoded by the coding sequence ATGAAGGCGGAAGCGCAGGCAACGCGGAGCGGCGGGCACGGGCAGGCGGGCGACACCGGCGTCGGCGGCGCGTCGCGCGGCGGCGGGCTGAGCGCCGCCCAGCTCCAGCATTTGGACGAGCATGGCTACGTGCTGGTGCCGGGGATGCTCGACCCGACGGCGGACCTGGACCCGATCCTGCACGAGTACGACGGTGTGCTCGACCGCTTGGCGCACACGCTGTTCGCACAGGGCAAGGTGACCTCGCCCTACCCGGAGTTGCCGTTTGGCGAGCGCGTGTCGCGGATGTACGAGGAGTCGGGCGAGATGCTCAACCATTGGTTCGATTTCCACCTGCCGCAGCGCCACGTAACCCACGACACGCCGTTCTGGGTGGGGCCGGCCGTGTTCCGAACGCTGGTCAACGCGAAGCTGCTCGATGCGGTGGAGTCGGTGATCGGCGGCGAGATCTACTCCAACCCGGTGCAGCACGTGCGCATCAAGCCGCCGGAGCGGCGCATGGGCCGGCAGCCGGATGGCCGCCCGGTATACGGTGCCACCGTCTGGCACCAGGACAACGGCGTGATCCAGGAGGACGGCGACCAGTCCAACATCCTCACCGTGTGGTTCCCGATCACCGACGCGCTGGTCGAGCACGGCTGCCTGCACGTGGTGCCTGGCAGCCACCGCAATGGCATCTACACCCACTGTCCGATGGAGAAGGGCTCCAACGAGGTCCGCATCCCCGACCACCTGTTCCCGATCGAGCGCGCGCTGCCGCTGCCGATGCGGCGCGGCGACGTGCTGTTCCTGCACAAATGCACCTGCCACGGCTCGCTGAGCAACCTCAGCGACGAGGTGCGCATCAGCTTCGACCTGCGCTACAACCCGGTCGGCGAGCGCACCGGGCGCGAGGTGTTCCCCGGCTTCGTGGCGCGCAGCCGCGCCAACCCGAGCAGCGAGCTGCGCGATCCGGAGGCGTGGGCCGAACTATGGTACGCCACCCGGCGCCACATGGCCGACGCCAACGTCGACGTGTCGTTCAACCGCTGGGACCCCGACGCCGCCGGCTGCGCCTGA
- a CDS encoding carbohydrate ABC transporter permease produces MPATLSGARSRHAVGQVGTYLVVVAIVLAVLIPLFWMVSASLKTQNEVYDFKWLPRVPQWHNYVMGLTTFQFGRYFLNTILVTGINVVAGGIVASWTAFALARLEFPGRNLIFALVLGTMMLPFAAYMIPSFVLFRWLGWIDTYTVLTVPFFLAVPGFFVFLIRQYYMTIPREFDDSAKMDGCNFFKIYWYLLLPLSRPALTTVGIYIFLANWEDLIRPVLFINSKEMRTVSVGLALLSEATEQAPEHHLMMAVSVIFIIVPIVIFLMFQRYFRQMGEGGLDTVSIK; encoded by the coding sequence ATGCCCGCAACGCTGTCGGGGGCACGGTCACGTCACGCCGTGGGGCAGGTCGGCACCTACCTGGTGGTGGTGGCTATCGTGCTGGCGGTGCTGATACCGCTGTTCTGGATGGTCTCGGCCAGCCTCAAGACTCAGAACGAGGTGTACGACTTCAAGTGGCTGCCGCGCGTGCCGCAGTGGCACAACTACGTGATGGGGCTCACCACCTTCCAGTTCGGGCGCTACTTTCTGAACACCATCCTGGTGACCGGCATCAACGTGGTCGCCGGCGGCATCGTGGCGTCGTGGACGGCGTTCGCCCTGGCGCGGCTGGAGTTTCCGGGCCGCAACCTGATCTTCGCGCTGGTGCTCGGCACCATGATGCTGCCGTTCGCGGCCTACATGATCCCGAGTTTCGTGCTGTTCCGCTGGCTCGGCTGGATCGACACCTACACCGTGCTCACCGTGCCGTTCTTCCTCGCCGTACCCGGCTTCTTCGTGTTCCTGATCCGCCAGTACTACATGACCATCCCGCGCGAGTTCGACGACTCGGCGAAGATGGACGGCTGCAACTTCTTCAAGATCTACTGGTACCTGCTGCTGCCGCTGTCGCGCCCCGCGCTCACCACCGTCGGCATCTACATCTTCCTGGCCAACTGGGAGGACCTGATCCGCCCCGTGCTGTTCATCAACAGCAAGGAAATGCGCACCGTCAGCGTCGGCCTGGCGCTGCTCAGCGAAGCCACCGAGCAGGCCCCGGAGCACCACCTGATGATGGCCGTGTCGGTGATCTTCATCATCGTCCCCATCGTGATCTTCCTGATGTTCCAGCGCTACTTCCGCCAAATGGGCGAAGGCGGCCTCGACACCGTCTCCATCAAGTGA
- a CDS encoding sugar ABC transporter permease — MRGARPGPPVDTAGARQVGGVTPIKRQEIISAYVFTAPWLIGFLVFLAGPMLGAFVLALYEWNGIGAMKWRGLGNFSRAFSDFDFWQSLRVTSSFVFTALPARVVVALALALLVNRIRTNQNLFSTVIFIPVVIPGVALAILFARVLNPEVGLLNRFLELFGIVGPGWLFSPAWALPGLGLMFLWQSGGAMILYIIGLEAIPGELVEAAAIDGAGAWRRFLRITLPLLTPIILFNLIVGVIGNFQYFAPVFVMTQGGPNKATLFFVFNVYRTAFQYFEFGYASALTVVLFFLIALMTFGLLRSSRAWVFYRGAA; from the coding sequence TTGCGCGGTGCCCGGCCCGGCCCGCCGGTCGACACGGCGGGCGCGCGGCAGGTCGGCGGCGTGACCCCGATCAAGCGGCAGGAGATCATCTCCGCCTACGTGTTCACGGCCCCGTGGTTGATCGGGTTCCTGGTCTTCCTGGCGGGCCCGATGCTCGGCGCCTTCGTGCTGGCGCTGTACGAGTGGAACGGCATCGGCGCGATGAAGTGGCGCGGGCTGGGCAACTTCTCACGCGCGTTTTCCGACTTCGACTTCTGGCAGTCCCTGCGCGTCACCTCCAGCTTCGTGTTCACGGCGCTGCCGGCACGGGTGGTGGTGGCGCTGGCGCTGGCCCTGCTGGTCAACCGCATCCGTACCAACCAGAACCTGTTCTCGACCGTCATCTTCATCCCGGTGGTGATCCCGGGGGTGGCGCTGGCGATCCTGTTCGCGCGCGTGCTCAACCCGGAGGTGGGGCTGCTGAACCGCTTCCTGGAGCTGTTCGGCATCGTCGGGCCGGGCTGGCTGTTCTCGCCGGCATGGGCGCTGCCGGGCCTCGGGCTGATGTTCCTGTGGCAGTCGGGCGGCGCGATGATCCTGTACATCATCGGGCTGGAGGCGATTCCGGGCGAGCTGGTGGAGGCGGCGGCGATCGACGGCGCGGGCGCCTGGCGGCGCTTCCTGCGCATCACGCTGCCGCTGCTGACGCCGATCATCCTGTTCAACCTGATCGTCGGCGTAATCGGCAACTTCCAGTACTTCGCGCCGGTGTTCGTGATGACCCAGGGCGGCCCCAACAAGGCGACGCTGTTCTTTGTGTTCAACGTCTACCGCACCGCGTTCCAGTACTTCGAGTTCGGGTACGCCTCGGCGCTGACCGTGGTGCTGTTCTTCCTGATTGCGCTGATGACCTTCGGGCTGCTGCGCAGCTCGCGCGCCTGGGTGTTCTACCGTGGCGCGGCGTAG
- a CDS encoding extracellular solute-binding protein, producing MQHATFRTFLAVLCGLALTATALWASGDDEGGDAAAAAGKTVIRFDSWMWGESDFKAPVQSVVDEYMRLNPDIDIRMEASGWAETRNKLMTRAAAGDSVDVMMLDSDWPYQLGIAGALADLNQLAPQDYLDDNYQASLQTNTVDGKLFAVPNAVNSHGWWTNRGLLERNGLTVPVTWDDVYANAVKLKENDIYGMHNWQMCGDNLGMVLWAFWNFGVFPMNPDAVANGETGFDSPELHAMYGFMRNMAEIDAFAATCGDGRQSLYFEEVPYLTDSGNTLPLGRNTNPDLLGGDKIFDVFSVERFPVVEAGMDPVIPVIDHTLAIWEGSGVKPESWAFVQYFAGSEYAAQNYIKMTGSIVPPQSLAQKRLANEYDNDIHRGFLENSYPYLQVMPYNPAWHATGKLIIDSWQASVLTDEPIEEIIKTAEKGLQSVLF from the coding sequence GTGCAACACGCAACATTCCGTACATTTCTGGCGGTCCTCTGCGGACTCGCCCTGACCGCCACTGCCCTGTGGGCAAGCGGCGACGACGAGGGAGGCGACGCGGCGGCAGCCGCCGGCAAGACCGTGATCCGGTTCGACTCCTGGATGTGGGGCGAGTCCGACTTCAAGGCCCCCGTGCAATCGGTCGTGGACGAGTACATGCGGCTGAACCCCGACATCGACATCCGCATGGAGGCGAGCGGCTGGGCCGAGACCCGCAACAAGCTGATGACGCGCGCCGCGGCGGGCGACTCCGTCGACGTGATGATGCTCGACTCCGACTGGCCCTACCAGCTCGGCATCGCCGGCGCGTTGGCCGACCTCAACCAGTTGGCGCCGCAGGACTACCTGGACGACAACTACCAGGCGTCGCTGCAGACCAACACCGTCGACGGCAAGCTGTTCGCGGTACCGAACGCGGTCAACTCGCACGGCTGGTGGACCAACCGCGGCCTCCTGGAGCGCAACGGGCTCACCGTTCCCGTCACCTGGGACGACGTCTACGCCAACGCCGTCAAGCTGAAGGAGAACGACATCTACGGCATGCACAACTGGCAAATGTGCGGCGACAACCTCGGCATGGTGCTGTGGGCGTTCTGGAACTTCGGCGTGTTCCCGATGAATCCCGACGCCGTGGCGAACGGGGAGACCGGGTTCGATTCCCCCGAGTTGCACGCCATGTACGGCTTCATGCGCAACATGGCCGAGATCGATGCGTTCGCGGCCACCTGCGGCGACGGCCGTCAGTCCCTCTACTTCGAAGAGGTGCCGTACCTGACCGATTCCGGCAACACCCTGCCGCTCGGGCGCAACACCAACCCCGACCTGCTCGGCGGCGACAAGATCTTCGACGTGTTCTCGGTGGAGCGGTTCCCGGTCGTGGAGGCCGGCATGGATCCGGTCATCCCGGTGATCGACCACACGCTTGCGATCTGGGAAGGCAGCGGCGTCAAGCCGGAGTCGTGGGCATTCGTGCAGTACTTTGCCGGCAGCGAATATGCCGCACAGAACTACATCAAGATGACCGGCTCGATCGTGCCGCCGCAGTCGCTGGCACAGAAGCGCCTGGCCAACGAATACGACAATGACATCCATCGCGGGTTCCTGGAGAATTCCTATCCCTACCTGCAGGTTATGCCGTACAATCCCGCCTGGCACGCCACGGGGAAACTCATTATCGACTCCTGGCAGGCGTCGGTGCTGACCGATGAGCCCATCGAAGAGATCATCAAGACTGCTGAAAAGGGTCTGCAGTCGGTCCTGTTCTAG
- a CDS encoding sugar ABC transporter substrate-binding protein, whose protein sequence is MHRHVLLMMAAGLLAAMPLAAAGEDESAAPESDEPVKLVTTFWGGAVKATAFENSADAYMEKHPNVVIELINIPGGDYSSKLLAMIAGGTPPDVININSFLTLELDGMLVELTDKMDDLGYFDPQNGLYAGWFHMLSSDGFYDRGESLYQAPLGTGTTILAYNKRLFDEAGVGHPSADWTWEGEFLAAAKKLSEPENQWGVNGINRGRFGITGAVPAAFGGTFIDTETMTFAGDSEETLAALEFMQDLIYEHGAHPTPAEQEAFGGQVGMFENGSAAMYMLHTFEMPTIYDMQDPWDIQFLPQGPAGSWAPLYGGRLAVMASSENPEHGWEFVNLINGPVGQGFFSISSGFNNPPLQHVANTDEFRTGPEGAPPNNWIRVDALKQAVVTGPIVPNIGRVNTLIDDQLALIWQNEVTPEEAMATIKDEVQSLLDEGF, encoded by the coding sequence ATGCATCGACACGTTCTATTGATGATGGCCGCCGGTCTGCTGGCGGCCATGCCGCTGGCGGCCGCGGGCGAGGATGAGAGCGCCGCACCCGAGAGCGACGAGCCGGTCAAGCTGGTCACCACGTTCTGGGGCGGCGCGGTCAAGGCGACCGCGTTTGAGAACTCCGCCGACGCCTACATGGAGAAGCACCCCAACGTCGTGATCGAGCTGATCAACATCCCCGGCGGCGACTACAGCAGCAAGCTGCTGGCGATGATCGCGGGCGGCACGCCGCCGGACGTGATCAACATCAACAGCTTTCTGACGCTGGAGCTGGACGGCATGCTGGTGGAGTTGACCGACAAGATGGACGACCTCGGCTACTTCGACCCGCAGAACGGCCTGTACGCGGGCTGGTTTCACATGCTGTCGTCGGACGGCTTCTATGACCGCGGCGAGTCGCTGTACCAGGCGCCGCTGGGCACCGGCACCACCATCCTGGCCTACAACAAGCGGCTGTTCGACGAAGCGGGCGTGGGCCACCCGTCGGCGGACTGGACCTGGGAGGGCGAGTTCCTGGCGGCGGCCAAGAAGCTGTCGGAGCCGGAGAACCAGTGGGGCGTCAACGGAATCAACCGCGGCCGCTTCGGCATCACCGGCGCCGTGCCGGCGGCGTTTGGGGGTACCTTCATCGACACCGAGACCATGACCTTCGCCGGCGACAGCGAGGAGACGCTGGCCGCGCTGGAGTTCATGCAGGACCTGATCTACGAGCACGGCGCCCATCCGACGCCGGCGGAGCAGGAGGCGTTCGGCGGCCAGGTCGGCATGTTCGAGAACGGCTCGGCGGCGATGTACATGCTGCACACGTTCGAGATGCCCACCATCTACGATATGCAGGATCCGTGGGACATCCAGTTCCTGCCGCAGGGCCCGGCCGGAAGCTGGGCGCCGCTGTACGGCGGGCGGCTGGCGGTGATGGCGTCGAGCGAGAATCCGGAGCACGGCTGGGAGTTCGTCAACCTGATCAACGGCCCGGTGGGCCAGGGCTTCTTCAGCATCTCGAGCGGGTTCAACAACCCGCCGCTGCAGCACGTGGCCAACACCGACGAGTTCCGCACCGGCCCCGAGGGGGCACCGCCCAACAACTGGATCCGCGTGGACGCCCTCAAGCAGGCGGTGGTAACCGGGCCGATCGTGCCCAACATCGGCCGCGTCAACACCCTGATCGACGATCAGCTCGCGCTGATATGGCAGAACGAGGTCACGCCCGAAGAGGCGATGGCCACGATCAAGGACGAGGTGCAGTCGCTCCTCGACGAGGGCTTCTAG
- the mftG gene encoding mycofactocin system GMC family oxidoreductase MftG, protein MSERVDVLVVGAGSAGAVLAARLSEDARRSVLLLEAGPDYPDPEAMPADLRNGNNPWRSVYGPGAHTWGYRARSNPSRPEIELPRGKVVGGSSAINGQVLLRGLPGDFDQWAADGNDLWSFARVLPFFRKLETDLDFGDGPMHGASGPIPVRRIPKAEMVPAIRAFHDAAVAAGFPETRDHNHPETAGGVGPRPINNVGGLRMSTAVTYLHQARGRPNLTIRGDTLVRRVLVEGERAVGVEAECGGRIETIVADQVIVSAGAISSPQLLMLSGIGPGGSLSAHGIHVVRDLPGVGGNLRDHPAVALVYRTLPVDNEQQVVPMQAGLICTMPGSRFENDMQINPMLFHSEHRPPALRLDPAAAYLGFNVALQKPLSHGRVELAAADPRRPPLVDFRHLSHPSDLERLRGGVRLAVQLAERPECRGFLFERIRPPSSALTSDAALGKWVMAHTATQHHACGTCRMGRAGDPAAVVDQHCRVHGLQGLRVVDASVMPDVTRNNINSAVMMIGERVAAMMAGEVA, encoded by the coding sequence ATGAGTGAGCGCGTCGATGTGCTGGTGGTGGGAGCGGGCTCGGCGGGGGCGGTGCTGGCGGCGCGGCTGAGCGAGGATGCGCGCCGGTCGGTGCTGCTGCTGGAGGCGGGGCCGGACTATCCCGATCCTGAGGCGATGCCGGCCGACTTGCGGAACGGCAACAATCCGTGGCGGTCGGTGTATGGGCCGGGGGCGCATACCTGGGGATACCGGGCGCGGTCCAACCCGTCGCGTCCCGAGATCGAGCTGCCGCGCGGCAAGGTGGTGGGCGGGTCGAGCGCGATCAACGGGCAGGTGCTGCTGCGCGGGCTGCCGGGGGACTTCGACCAGTGGGCGGCGGACGGGAATGACCTGTGGTCGTTCGCGCGCGTGCTGCCGTTCTTCCGCAAGCTGGAGACCGACCTCGACTTCGGGGACGGCCCGATGCACGGGGCGAGCGGGCCGATCCCGGTGCGGCGCATCCCGAAGGCGGAGATGGTGCCGGCGATTCGGGCGTTTCACGATGCCGCGGTGGCCGCCGGCTTTCCCGAGACCCGCGATCACAACCACCCGGAGACGGCCGGCGGGGTCGGCCCACGGCCGATCAACAACGTCGGCGGGCTGCGTATGAGCACCGCCGTGACCTACCTGCACCAGGCGCGCGGGCGGCCCAACCTGACCATCCGCGGTGACACGCTGGTGCGGCGGGTGCTGGTGGAGGGGGAGCGGGCGGTCGGCGTGGAGGCCGAGTGCGGCGGGCGCATCGAGACCATCGTCGCCGATCAGGTAATCGTCAGCGCCGGTGCGATCAGCTCGCCGCAGCTCCTGATGCTGTCCGGCATCGGCCCCGGCGGCAGCCTGAGCGCGCACGGTATCCACGTGGTTCGCGACCTGCCGGGAGTAGGCGGCAACCTGCGCGACCATCCCGCCGTGGCGCTGGTGTATCGCACCCTCCCGGTCGACAACGAGCAGCAGGTGGTGCCGATGCAGGCCGGCCTGATCTGCACGATGCCGGGGTCGCGGTTCGAAAACGACATGCAGATCAACCCGATGCTGTTTCACAGCGAGCATCGTCCGCCCGCGTTGCGCCTCGATCCGGCGGCCGCGTACCTGGGGTTCAACGTCGCGTTGCAGAAGCCGCTCTCGCACGGCCGGGTCGAACTCGCCGCCGCCGACCCGCGCCGCCCGCCGCTGGTCGACTTCCGCCACCTGAGCCATCCGAGCGACCTGGAGCGCCTGCGCGGAGGCGTCCGCCTGGCGGTGCAGCTCGCGGAGCGGCCCGAGTGCCGCGGCTTCCTGTTCGAGCGAATCCGGCCGCCGTCGTCTGCGCTGACCTCGGATGCGGCGCTCGGTAAGTGGGTCATGGCGCACACCGCCACCCAGCACCACGCCTGCGGCACCTGCCGGATGGGCCGGGCCGGCGACCCGGCGGCGGTGGTGGATCAGCACTGCCGCGTGCACGGCCTGCAGGGGCTGCGCGTGGTCGATGCATCGGTGATGCCGGACGTGACGCGCAACAACATCAACTCGGCGGTGATGATGATCGGCGAACGGGTTGCTGCTATGATGGCCGGCGAGGTTGCATGA
- a CDS encoding sugar ABC transporter permease, whose translation MVARAFKFTNLPLEQRRKWFGLFISLPAVITIFSTIFYPLLLGIVSSFQQVRLTSLGDTPWIGFDNYVKLFNDRYFWNALRNTAIFTTVWTFGAAFIGLLAAVLLNRETRANRFLVGMLLIPWILPPVAVAFMFRTMASSRNGIINELLLNLGLISRALKFFESPDMVGASVIGATMWIAFPFFMAMFLAGLKTIPQDIIEASTIDGANGWQRFLRITLPSLKGVIVISTTLSVVWGFNFFDLIYTVSKGGPLGRSETFVILAQRMAFDQADVGYTAALGVVWLLLLLVASYTYLRQMKVMS comes from the coding sequence ATGGTTGCCCGCGCATTCAAGTTCACCAATCTGCCCCTGGAGCAGCGCCGCAAGTGGTTCGGCCTGTTCATCTCCCTGCCGGCGGTAATCACGATCTTCTCCACCATCTTCTACCCGCTCCTGCTCGGCATCGTCAGCAGCTTTCAGCAGGTGCGCCTGACCAGTCTCGGCGACACGCCGTGGATCGGATTTGACAACTACGTCAAGCTGTTCAACGACCGCTACTTCTGGAACGCGCTCCGGAACACCGCCATTTTCACCACCGTGTGGACGTTCGGCGCGGCGTTCATCGGCCTGTTGGCAGCGGTCTTGCTGAACCGGGAGACGCGCGCCAACCGTTTTCTCGTGGGCATGCTGCTGATCCCGTGGATTCTGCCGCCGGTCGCCGTCGCGTTCATGTTCCGCACCATGGCATCGTCGCGCAACGGCATCATCAACGAACTCCTTCTGAACCTCGGACTCATATCGAGAGCACTGAAGTTCTTCGAGAGCCCGGACATGGTGGGAGCGTCGGTGATCGGCGCCACCATGTGGATCGCGTTTCCCTTTTTCATGGCGATGTTTCTCGCCGGCCTCAAGACCATTCCCCAGGACATCATCGAGGCCTCCACCATCGACGGCGCCAACGGGTGGCAGAGGTTCCTGCGCATCACGCTGCCGTCGCTCAAGGGAGTCATCGTGATCTCCACGACGCTGTCGGTGGTATGGGGATTCAACTTCTTCGACTTGATCTACACGGTGTCGAAGGGCGGGCCGCTCGGCAGGTCGGAGACGTTCGTGATTCTTGCCCAGCGCATGGCCTTCGACCAGGCTGACGTGGGTTACACCGCCGCCCTCGGGGTGGTATGGCTGTTGCTGCTGCTGGTGGCTTCGTACACCTATCTCAGGCAGATGAAGGTAATGTCGTGA